From the genome of Coffea eugenioides isolate CCC68of unplaced genomic scaffold, Ceug_1.0 ScVebR1_23;HRSCAF=104, whole genome shotgun sequence, one region includes:
- the LOC113756592 gene encoding putative receptor-like protein kinase At3g47110 codes for MANLSNQLGEMYLGANQLSGTIPEGIGNFVNLHILSLEENSLSGVIPRDIGKLQNLRRLRLDHNEFSGQIVSTLSNSTTLYHLDLSTNHFEGDNVFDNVLVNYQNLQYLDISQNNFTGIISPHFLQTQSSLIYMKLGENSFSGSLPPEIGKLIHLVDFNVSHNHLVGDIPLSLADCSNLENLSMQANFFQGTIPPNLASLKSIQQLDLSSNKLTGPIPKELEKLQFLRYLNLSYNDIEGEIPNKGIFSKESQISLIGNNKLCGGIPELEFPPCPVIKGKNRGKLNVIILLSIVLPATLVLGILLLYFLAYQNRERRVAARVSSMSTRVDKHLQISYHELHRVTSGFSPENLIGSGNFGTVYKGRLGEHGNKLVAVKVLDLQKNGASKSFKAECKTLRNIRHRNVVSIMSYCSSIDSKGHEFKALVYEFMENGNLDLWLHPSEKTDQATSSRSLNLLQMLNIAIDVASALQYLHNHCEAEIVHCDVKPSNILLDNDLVAHVGDFGLARILPKPINISSEQGTSSTIAIKGTIGYAAPEYGMGVAPSTLGDVYSYGILLLEMITRKRPTYDMFMDELDLHNFVNRALPGHVYEIMDPLLLSKAGDENKRMTPGGDKTDGGREMECVISLLKIGLKCSEKSPNDRMHMNEVVGKLHHIKDVFLGVRAYQKNLEP; via the exons ATGGCCAATCTCTCAAATCAACTGGGTGAAATGTACTTGGGAGCAAACCAACTGTCGGGAACCATTCCAGAAGGAATTGGAAATTTTGTCAACCTACATATTCTTAGCCTTGAAGAAAACTCTCTTTCTGGGGTCATTCCAAGAGATATTGGTAAATTACAAAATTTACGTCGTCTGCGGCTAGACCATAATGAATTTTCAGGACAGATAGTCTCTACTTTAAGTAACAGCACCACCCTGTACCATCTGGATCTATCAACCAACCATTTTGAAGGGGACAATGTATTTGACAATGTTCTTGTGAACTATCAAAATTTGCAATATCTGGATATAtctcaaaacaacttcactggAATTATATCACCACATTTTTTGCAGACACAATCATCGCTGATATATATGAAATTAGGTGAAAATTCGTTTAGCGGTTCTCTGCCGCCTGAAATTGGAAAGCTTATACATTTGGTGGATTTCAATGTTTCCCACAACCACCTTGTTGGAGATATACCCTTATCACTGGCTGATTGTTCAAATCTGGAGAATCTTTCTATGCAAGCCAATTTTTTCCAAGGTACAATTCCACCAAATTTGGCTTCTTTGAAGAGCATCCAGCAATTAGACCTTTCAAGTAATAAGTTGACTGGTCCAATACCAAAAGAACTTGAGAAGCTCCAATTTTTGAGATACTTAAACCTTTCCTATAACGACATTGAGGGCGAGATACCAAACAAAGGAATTTTCAGCAAGGAGAGTCAAATATCATTGATTGGCAACAACAAACTCTGTGGAGGCATTCCAGAATTGGAGTTCCCACCTTGCCCAGTGATTAAGGGGAAAAACAGAGGAAAGCTTAACGTTATCATATTGCTGTCCATTGTTTTACCTGCAACTCTGGTTCTCGGTATATTGTTGTTATATTTCTTGGCATATCAAAACAGAGAAAGAAGAGTGGCAGCCCGGGTCTCTAGCATGTCCACAAGAGTCGATAAGCATTTACAAATTTCTTACCATGAACTTCATCGTGTAACTTCAGGATTTTCTCCGGAAAACTTAATTGGCTCAGGTAACTTTGGAACTGTCTATAAAGGAAGGCTAGGAGAACATGGCAATAAGCTTGTAGCGGTCAAAGTTCTTGATCTTCAAAAGAATGGGGCTTCCAAAAGTTTTAAAGCCGAGTGCAAAACATTGAGAAATATTCGCCATAGAAACGTAGTCTCTATCATGAGTTATTGCTCCAGTATTGATTCCAAGGGTCATGAATTCAAAGCTCTAGTCTATGAGTTTATGGAAAATGGGAATCTGGACTTGTGGTTGCATCCTTCAGAGAAAACTGATCAGGCAACAAGCTCAAGAAGCCTTAATCTTCTTCAGATGCTAAATATTGCAATTGATGTGGCTTCAGCATTGCAGTATCTTCACAACCACTGCGAAGCAGAGATTGTTCATTGTGATGTAAAACCCAGTAACATTCTTCTTGACAATGATCTTGTTGCACATGTGGGTGATTTTGGATTGGCAAGGATTCTCCCAAAACCCATCAACATATCTTCCGAGCAGGGAACCAGCAGTACTATTGCTATTAAAGGAACAATCGGTTACGCAGCCCCAG aGTATGGAATGGGTGTTGCGCCATCAACTCTGGGGGATGTCTACAGCTATGGAATTCTTTTGCTAGAGATGATCACAAGGAAAAGACCAACATATGATATGTTCATGGACGAGCTTGATCTACATAATTTTGTTAACAGGGCCTTGCCTGGACACGTTTATGAGATCATGGATCCCTTGCTTCTTTCTAAAGCAGGAgatgaaaacaaaagaatgacTCCTGGAGGGGATAAAACTGATGGTGGAAGAGAGATGGAGTGTGTTATTTCCCTGTTGAAAATCGGGCTCAAATGCTCAGAGAAATCGCCAAATGATCGGATGCACATGAATGAAGTTGTCGGAAAATTACATCATATTAAGGATGTTTTTCTTGGTGTCAGGGCATATCAAAAAAATCTTGAACCTTAA
- the LOC113756577 gene encoding LRR receptor-like serine/threonine-protein kinase EFR, producing MWAFWTSTLANIFLLLQFAMSFPAIHVSLSAAKQFQNETDRLALLEFKHQIYDDPFGVLNSWNHSQYHCQWEGVTCSTRHQRVAALTLMDRQLSGTISPHVGNLSFMRFIQLGENQFHGEIPQEFGRLFRLRVLNLSSNALGGKIPANLSYCSQMITIILNRNKLEGKIPIVQLSNLKKLENFHLHTNNLTGEIPSSIGNLSSLTTLALDFNNLEGNLPSEMGRLKNFAILAAGGNKLSGIIPASIFNCSAIIAISVPTNSFHGNLPTNIGLTLPNLEGLYLGANKFYGNFPTSITNASGLEQSKISFLEWQ from the exons ATGTGGGCATTTTGGACATCAACATTAGCAAACATTTTTCTACTGCTCCAATTTGCCATGAGCTTTCCAGCAATCCACGTTTCACTTTCAGCTGCAAAACAATTTCAAAATGAGACTGATCGCCTTGCTTTGCTTGAATTCAAGCATCAGATATATGACGACCCGTTTGGAGTGCTCAATTCCTGGAACCACTCACAATACCATTGCCAGTGGGAAGGAGTCACATGTAGTACTCGACATCAAAGGGTCGCAGCCTTGACTCTCATGGATAGGCAGTTATCTGGAACTATATCTCCTCACGTCGGAAATCTAAGCTTCATGCGGTTCATCCAGCTTGGGGAGAATCAATTCCATGGTGAGATTCCCCAAGAATTCGGTCGACTCTTCAGGCTAAGAGTTTTGAACCTGTCAAGCAACGCACTCGGTGGAAAAATCCCAGCAAACCTGAGCTACTGCTCACAGATGATAACTATTATCCTAAACAGGAACAAGCTCGAAGGCAAAATTCCAATTGTTCAGCTGagcaatttgaagaagcttgaaaattttcatcttcATACAAACAATTTGACAGGTGAGATCCCCTCCTCCATCGGGAACTTATCATCTCTGACAACACTTGCTCTAGACTTCAACAATCTCGAGGGAAATTTGCCCAGCGAGATGGGGCGCTTAAAAAACTTTGCTATATTAGCAGCTGGGGGAAATAAACTATCTGGTATAATCCCTGCCTCTATCTTTAATTGTTCAGCCATTATTGCCATTTCAGTACCCACCAATTCCTTTCATGGCAATCTCCCAACCAACATAGGTCTCACCCTACCAAATTTGGAAGGATTATATCTCGGGGCAAACAAATTCTATGGAAACTTTCCAACTTCAATCACCAATGCTTCTGGGCTTGAG CAATCTAAGATCTCTTTCCTTGAGTGGCAATGA